In a single window of the Acetivibrio clariflavus DSM 19732 genome:
- a CDS encoding dockerin type I domain-containing protein, with amino-acid sequence MFKKAMVVIVIVTMLVSIMTSSFASGIEAYPKNGFRLVAQDSDSTGIAVDSEFLLETEKDYSLEEIRNVFSIDGEPAPIIEELDKNFFSIKLARPLMENSLYTFRIKTDKETTWMFQTQSTFKITGTLPAEKSVNVPVNTGIEINFSHENFTDFKEHFEITPTVKGKFEIHKKTAVFVPERLEYDTVYTVRIKKGIKLQGTNRELTEDYVFSFETESKNANATPSPDEITANIYTGRYLYDFASDEIPEVLVTYSIQNRRLTPVEIKAQMSIYAYKDFDSFFDAVKDKNTTPYWARSYIKKFVPVDNLQKVLDFEQVLNEDNSRTYGQTYIKLPQKLPEGYYILDGTWKDVRFQTFLQITNTGIYIAESNTKTLVWLNDLSTQKPIEGASIRFVGYDNVQYSGNDGVAFFESIGVPDQNNNIIFDLYAYNRYNKFMIVTTKEGKSSVLDCSSNVYFNENKYWTYFYTDRNMYKSDDTVNIWGFVKNRYSDEPIDYLTLELNSNRYDNSTPIIKQTLQLNNSFFEASINLPNLPEGYYYITLKKGDKLIINQYLRIKNYTKPSYKLEITKDKEAIFVDEQATFNIKAAFFEGTGVSDVNITYYVNAYQLNGNIASTTKKADLKGNLSVQYSPTAGDNVQGVRTAIINARATLPESGLIDASDYLQVFINDINIQGDAKIKDGKATVTAKVNKIDLERINNGTAENSYDYLGEPVANQKINGSIYKNTWIKTETGTYYDYINKTTYKSYSYKLQKEFMGDFSMTTSSDGTASYSFNAPELQDGYYTVEISSIDRNGRKISNTLYCGKVYDYSIYNNPIYTLEVNKDSYRLGERVDVSFKYGGQPLPEGSYLYFKAQNGIYDYDTVTSSSYSFNFSEEDIPNTAVYAVYFNSKTYVFRSISVNYDIQEKNLTIQASTDKDFYKPGENVTVYFNINDLDGNPVKSTVNISVVDEAFFYLQDQNVDLLKTLYTYVGSGVYFEGRSHTLEKNQDYYDYNGRVLLPADAASGGGSGENKSEPTVREDFKDTAKFITIQTDDKGRGQATFKLPDNITSWRVTLSAISEDLHAGSDKTNIIVTLPFFINYSFNTTYLEGDKPILGVNAYGNGLEENDEITFEVISSDDSNPKLTVKGKAFERINIPLWTLKEGQQDIIIKAYSDKSYSDAVKHSFNVVKSYYQIEKAVYYDVKPNMTITSGNSGYTSLVFQDKSSGMYLSDLLSLRYSYGNRIDQIVSNYTASSLIEEYFKDVYSDYELPKPSLADYQKSNGGLSLLPYSESDLELSAKLTSLVKSMVNTKLLKDYFYNNLGSTSASDKVKALYGLSVFKEPVLLELEEVAKIDNLSVKDLIYLALAYCELGDVSTAELIYKNRIYPNIEKFEPYYRVNVEKDKDDILEVTSLCAYLAAKINAPESEGLYEYCLRNYTKDILIGIEKLMYISTVLENQEPKEGKITYSLAGETKTVTVSNGSSHCISLLPSQLEDFRVVDVEGIVSVVSIFKEDVLDINKKDDEISIKRTYYYSNGFPLTSNTLKQGDIIKVRLEWNISNTAFDGTYMITDYLPSGLKPYNSYWNTEGQMIRFYAYNRSPVRYIEYYARVISPGTYTAQGPIIQGLASRDNINIGKTETVTIEATEPILTPVEDLPEPTPTPVENILYGDVNGDNEVNSIDFAYMKMYLLGITNKLPMDAKYGDLNGDGYVDSIDLALIKMYLLGYIKKFPVESMN; translated from the coding sequence ATGTTTAAGAAAGCTATGGTAGTCATTGTTATTGTGACCATGCTAGTCTCAATTATGACATCAAGCTTTGCATCGGGTATTGAGGCATATCCAAAAAACGGCTTTCGTTTGGTTGCTCAAGATTCCGATTCAACAGGAATAGCAGTTGACAGTGAATTTCTTCTTGAAACAGAAAAGGACTATTCTCTTGAGGAAATTCGCAATGTTTTTTCTATTGACGGAGAACCGGCACCCATAATTGAGGAATTGGACAAAAATTTCTTCAGCATAAAGCTGGCCAGACCTCTTATGGAAAACAGTCTCTATACCTTTAGGATAAAAACGGATAAAGAGACTACCTGGATGTTCCAAACCCAATCAACCTTTAAAATAACCGGAACTCTTCCAGCAGAAAAATCGGTAAATGTACCTGTAAATACCGGCATAGAAATAAATTTCAGCCATGAAAACTTTACCGATTTTAAAGAACATTTCGAAATCACACCAACTGTCAAAGGAAAATTTGAAATCCACAAGAAAACCGCCGTATTTGTCCCTGAAAGACTTGAATATGATACCGTATACACCGTTAGAATAAAAAAGGGCATAAAACTTCAAGGCACAAACAGAGAACTAACGGAAGATTATGTTTTCTCCTTTGAGACAGAGAGTAAAAATGCAAATGCTACTCCCTCACCGGACGAAATTACTGCTAACATATACACCGGAAGATATCTCTATGACTTTGCATCGGATGAAATTCCTGAAGTATTGGTTACATATTCAATTCAAAACAGAAGATTAACACCTGTGGAAATAAAAGCCCAAATGAGCATTTATGCTTACAAAGATTTTGACTCCTTTTTTGACGCTGTTAAAGATAAAAACACCACACCTTATTGGGCTCGCAGCTACATTAAAAAATTCGTTCCCGTGGATAATTTGCAAAAAGTCCTCGATTTTGAGCAGGTTTTGAATGAAGATAATTCCAGAACCTATGGCCAAACCTATATAAAATTACCTCAGAAATTGCCAGAAGGATACTACATTCTCGATGGTACCTGGAAAGATGTAAGATTTCAAACCTTCCTCCAAATAACAAATACCGGGATATACATAGCTGAAAGTAATACCAAAACACTGGTATGGCTCAATGATCTATCCACGCAAAAACCAATTGAAGGTGCAAGTATTAGATTTGTGGGTTATGATAATGTTCAATATTCCGGAAATGACGGTGTAGCTTTCTTTGAAAGCATCGGTGTACCCGATCAGAACAATAACATAATCTTCGATCTCTATGCCTATAACCGATATAATAAATTCATGATAGTTACCACCAAAGAAGGCAAGTCTTCCGTTTTAGACTGCAGCAGCAATGTCTACTTTAATGAAAACAAATACTGGACCTATTTTTACACTGACAGAAATATGTATAAATCCGATGACACAGTTAATATTTGGGGATTTGTTAAAAATCGCTATTCTGATGAACCGATTGACTATTTAACACTGGAACTGAATTCAAACAGATATGACAATTCAACACCTATTATCAAGCAAACTTTGCAGTTAAATAATTCTTTCTTCGAAGCTTCAATTAATCTTCCCAACCTCCCTGAAGGTTATTACTATATTACTCTGAAAAAAGGCGATAAATTAATTATCAATCAATATTTAAGAATAAAAAACTATACCAAGCCGTCTTATAAACTGGAAATTACAAAGGACAAAGAAGCTATTTTTGTAGATGAACAAGCTACATTCAATATAAAAGCTGCTTTCTTCGAAGGAACCGGAGTATCCGATGTAAATATCACCTACTATGTAAATGCGTATCAATTAAACGGTAACATTGCATCTACAACAAAGAAAGCTGATTTAAAAGGAAATTTAAGTGTTCAATATTCCCCAACTGCAGGCGACAATGTTCAAGGTGTACGTACAGCCATTATCAATGCACGGGCCACATTGCCTGAAAGCGGACTAATTGATGCTTCAGACTACTTACAAGTATTTATAAACGATATAAATATCCAAGGCGATGCCAAAATTAAAGACGGCAAAGCTACTGTTACAGCCAAGGTTAATAAAATTGATCTTGAACGTATTAATAACGGAACTGCCGAGAACAGCTATGACTACCTTGGAGAGCCTGTGGCTAATCAAAAAATCAATGGTTCAATATATAAAAACACATGGATAAAAACAGAAACAGGCACCTATTATGACTATATAAATAAAACCACTTACAAGAGTTATTCATATAAATTGCAAAAAGAATTTATGGGTGACTTTTCGATGACAACTTCTTCCGACGGTACCGCATCCTACAGTTTTAATGCCCCGGAATTACAGGACGGTTATTACACTGTAGAAATATCAAGTATTGACAGAAACGGAAGAAAAATTTCCAATACTTTATATTGCGGCAAAGTTTATGACTATTCAATTTATAACAATCCAATATACACCCTTGAAGTAAATAAAGACTCCTACAGATTGGGAGAACGGGTCGATGTATCTTTCAAATACGGAGGGCAACCCCTTCCTGAAGGAAGTTACTTATACTTCAAAGCACAAAACGGTATATACGATTACGATACAGTAACTTCATCCTCTTACTCCTTCAACTTTAGTGAAGAAGATATTCCCAACACAGCAGTCTATGCAGTTTATTTCAATAGCAAGACCTATGTATTTCGTTCCATCAGTGTTAACTATGACATACAGGAAAAGAATCTCACAATCCAAGCTTCAACCGACAAAGACTTCTATAAACCAGGAGAAAATGTTACTGTCTACTTCAATATTAATGATCTTGACGGAAATCCTGTAAAATCGACAGTGAATATAAGTGTTGTTGACGAGGCTTTCTTCTATCTGCAAGATCAGAATGTCGATCTCTTAAAAACCTTATATACCTATGTAGGTTCCGGGGTATACTTTGAGGGCAGATCTCACACCCTGGAAAAAAATCAAGATTATTATGATTATAATGGCAGAGTACTGCTTCCTGCAGATGCAGCTTCCGGAGGCGGGAGCGGCGAAAACAAATCCGAACCTACTGTCAGAGAAGACTTTAAAGATACAGCAAAATTTATTACCATTCAAACCGATGATAAAGGAAGAGGTCAAGCTACCTTCAAACTCCCTGATAACATTACATCATGGAGAGTGACTTTATCTGCCATTTCAGAAGATTTACACGCTGGAAGCGACAAAACAAATATAATTGTTACTCTTCCATTCTTTATAAACTACAGCTTTAACACAACATACTTAGAAGGGGATAAACCGATCCTGGGTGTCAATGCTTATGGCAACGGGCTTGAGGAAAATGACGAGATTACCTTCGAGGTAATCAGTTCCGATGATTCCAACCCAAAATTAACTGTCAAAGGTAAAGCTTTCGAAAGGATTAACATTCCTCTTTGGACCTTGAAAGAAGGTCAGCAGGATATAATCATAAAGGCATATTCCGATAAAAGTTATTCCGATGCTGTAAAACATAGCTTCAATGTAGTAAAATCCTATTATCAGATTGAAAAAGCTGTATACTATGATGTAAAACCCAATATGACTATTACTAGCGGAAACTCCGGTTATACCAGCTTAGTATTCCAGGATAAGAGTTCAGGCATGTACTTAAGTGACCTATTAAGTTTAAGGTATAGCTACGGTAACAGAATAGACCAAATTGTATCCAATTATACTGCTTCCTCTTTGATTGAGGAATATTTCAAGGATGTGTACTCTGACTACGAATTACCAAAGCCTTCCCTTGCAGACTATCAAAAATCCAACGGAGGCCTTTCGCTATTACCTTACTCCGAGAGCGACCTCGAGCTAAGCGCCAAACTTACTTCTTTAGTGAAGAGCATGGTAAATACCAAACTTCTTAAAGATTACTTCTATAATAACCTCGGAAGTACAAGTGCCTCAGATAAAGTAAAAGCACTGTACGGACTCTCCGTCTTTAAAGAACCGGTATTGCTTGAACTTGAAGAAGTTGCAAAGATAGATAATTTGAGCGTAAAAGATCTTATATATTTGGCATTGGCTTACTGCGAACTTGGAGATGTTTCAACTGCAGAGTTAATTTACAAGAACCGTATTTATCCCAATATAGAAAAATTCGAGCCGTATTATAGGGTTAACGTAGAAAAAGACAAGGATGATATCCTTGAAGTAACCTCCTTATGTGCTTACCTTGCAGCTAAAATTAATGCTCCGGAAAGTGAAGGTTTATATGAGTACTGTCTCAGAAACTACACTAAGGATATTCTTATAGGTATAGAAAAGCTGATGTATATCTCAACTGTCCTGGAAAACCAGGAACCTAAAGAAGGTAAAATCACCTATTCTTTGGCAGGCGAAACCAAGACTGTTACAGTAAGTAACGGTTCATCCCATTGTATTTCGCTTTTACCTTCACAATTGGAAGATTTCAGGGTAGTTGACGTTGAAGGAATTGTGTCTGTAGTATCCATATTTAAGGAGGATGTGCTGGACATAAATAAAAAGGATGATGAAATATCAATTAAGAGAACTTATTATTACAGCAATGGTTTTCCTCTCACTTCAAATACTTTAAAACAGGGTGACATCATTAAAGTAAGACTTGAGTGGAATATCAGCAATACTGCCTTCGATGGTACATACATGATAACCGATTATCTGCCTTCCGGTTTAAAACCTTACAACTCATACTGGAACACCGAAGGCCAGATGATACGCTTTTATGCTTACAACCGTTCACCGGTCAGATATATTGAATACTATGCAAGGGTAATCAGTCCCGGAACTTATACTGCTCAAGGACCGATTATACAAGGATTGGCTTCAAGAGACAATATAAATATCGGTAAAACAGAAACAGTAACCATTGAGGCAACCGAACCGATACTGACCCCGGTTGAAGATTTACCGGAACCTACACCAACTCCTGTCGAAAACATCTTATACGGTGATGTTAACGGTGACAATGAGGTAAACTCAATTGACTTTGCATATATGAAAATGTATTTGCTTGGAATCACTAATAAGCTTCCTATGGACGCAAAATACGGCGACTTGAACGGTGACGGATATGTGGATTCCATTGATTTGGCACTGATTAAAATGTACTTGCTCGGTTATATCAAGAAATTCCCTGTTGAAAGCATGAATTAA
- a CDS encoding response regulator transcription factor — translation MGARILVVEDERPIRSFIITNLKRNDFEVLEAERGYEALRLVKLEKPDLVLLDVRLPDIDGFQVCKEISSSCPEVSIIMLTALGQDLDKVRGLELGADDYIIKPFNPMELIARIKAILRRVNRKSQESEICIGPFRIDLQAQSIYKNDVLLELTPREFCLMKVFINNINKALSRDEILNLVWGEDFVGDPKTVDVHIRRLREKIEDNPSKPKYIETLWGRGYLWRKGD, via the coding sequence ATGGGGGCTAGAATATTAGTTGTGGAAGACGAGCGGCCTATAAGAAGCTTCATTATTACAAACCTTAAAAGGAATGATTTTGAGGTTTTAGAAGCTGAAAGAGGATATGAGGCGTTAAGGCTTGTAAAACTTGAGAAACCGGATTTGGTTTTGTTGGATGTCAGGCTTCCGGATATAGACGGATTTCAGGTCTGTAAAGAAATATCCAGTTCCTGTCCGGAAGTGTCTATAATAATGCTTACGGCATTAGGACAAGACTTAGATAAGGTCAGGGGTCTTGAGCTGGGGGCTGATGATTACATAATCAAACCTTTTAATCCCATGGAACTTATAGCAAGAATCAAGGCAATTTTAAGAAGGGTGAACAGGAAAAGTCAAGAAAGTGAAATTTGCATAGGTCCCTTTAGGATTGACTTACAGGCACAAAGTATATATAAAAACGATGTGCTTCTGGAGTTAACTCCAAGAGAATTTTGTCTGATGAAAGTTTTTATAAACAATATAAACAAAGCATTGAGCCGGGATGAAATTTTAAACCTCGTTTGGGGCGAGGACTTTGTTGGTGATCCGAAAACTGTGGATGTCCACATAAGACGTTTGAGAGAAAAAATAGAAGATAATCCGTCAAAGCCAAAATATATAGAAACGTTGTGGGGACGAGGGTACTTGTGGAGAAAGGGTGACTGA
- a CDS encoding sensor histidine kinase, whose translation MTELKSVKGRLVGSYLIIILLAVTIFTGILVFLLRQYYYGDLETILSEQAQFAANSYSNYTDIVNLDKNAKKLLDNILVNTYAQVQIIDNDGYVLADSENSLLLGKKVDYPDVTNTLKSKNATKWIGELPLTSERVLSISQPIIINGEIIGIVRLTSTLAEIDNIILKMALFFIVIGAVVVVIVLLVSIFLSITIIKPVKEITNAAEEIALGRLEVRVPKRYDDEVGKLADTLNYMAQELSHHQKLKDDFVASISHELRTPLTSIKGWASTLNSSDFTDMDEIREGLKIIENETDRLVLLVNELLDFSKLASKNTSLKIEDVKIEEFLCEIRNQMNPRAQRQGIKLNLEVEDDLDLIRADRNRLKQVMINILDNSLKYTPEGGEIKISAQSKKEEILISIEDTGVGIPEDDLHRVKEKFYKGRTSFSGNGLGLAICDEIIRLHNGRFEISSILGEGTKVDIFLPAAAL comes from the coding sequence GTGACTGAATTGAAAAGTGTCAAAGGAAGGTTGGTTGGAAGCTATCTTATAATTATCCTCCTGGCAGTCACTATTTTTACCGGTATTCTCGTGTTTTTATTAAGGCAATATTATTATGGGGATTTAGAAACAATTTTGAGTGAACAGGCCCAGTTTGCAGCAAATTCATACAGCAATTATACTGATATAGTGAACCTGGATAAGAATGCTAAAAAGTTGCTGGATAATATTTTGGTAAATACTTATGCCCAGGTTCAGATAATAGATAATGACGGTTATGTTCTTGCAGATTCCGAAAACAGTTTGTTGCTGGGAAAAAAAGTGGATTACCCGGATGTGACAAATACATTAAAAAGTAAGAATGCGACCAAATGGATAGGGGAACTTCCTTTAACCTCAGAACGTGTACTTTCCATATCACAGCCTATAATTATAAACGGTGAGATTATTGGAATTGTCCGGTTGACTTCAACCCTTGCGGAGATAGACAATATAATATTGAAAATGGCATTGTTTTTTATAGTAATTGGAGCTGTAGTTGTGGTAATTGTACTTCTTGTCAGTATTTTTCTTTCAATAACTATAATAAAACCGGTTAAGGAAATAACAAATGCTGCCGAGGAAATTGCCCTTGGAAGACTGGAGGTCCGTGTACCCAAGAGATATGATGATGAAGTGGGGAAGCTGGCTGATACACTCAATTATATGGCTCAGGAATTGTCGCATCACCAAAAGCTCAAGGATGATTTTGTTGCGTCCATTTCCCATGAACTTCGCACTCCTCTTACATCGATTAAAGGTTGGGCTTCAACTTTGAATTCAAGCGACTTTACCGATATGGATGAGATACGGGAAGGACTTAAGATCATTGAAAATGAGACTGACCGGTTGGTACTTCTGGTAAATGAACTGCTTGATTTCTCCAAACTTGCGTCAAAAAATACTTCTTTAAAAATCGAAGATGTTAAAATTGAAGAATTTCTTTGCGAAATAAGAAATCAAATGAATCCGAGAGCCCAAAGGCAGGGTATAAAGCTTAATTTGGAGGTCGAAGATGATTTGGATTTAATCAGGGCAGACAGAAACCGGCTAAAACAAGTAATGATAAACATCCTTGACAATTCACTGAAGTACACGCCGGAAGGCGGAGAAATAAAAATATCGGCGCAGTCAAAAAAGGAAGAAATATTAATTAGTATAGAAGATACAGGAGTCGGTATACCTGAAGATGATTTGCACAGGGTGAAAGAAAAGTTCTATAAGGGGAGAACATCGTTTTCAGGCAATGGACTGGGACTGGCTATATGTGATGAAATAATAAGATTACACAACGGAAGGTTTGAAATAAGCAGTATATTGGGAGAAGGAACAAAGGTTGATATATTTTTACCTGCAGCCGCGCTTTAA
- a CDS encoding tetratricopeptide repeat protein, with product MRLKWVRVIIGVFIISVLTGCNSLPPTRSLIKPPKYSQNESENSDDIKLIAKNFLPEGTKFLYPVHPNGSDAVQLVDIEGDGQYEILITYKGYELSSASGAIILKKENNEWREFWHDRNSLNVLGLDWAKFIDIDDDNAVELLLGWNLGFEVGCILNIISFKDDVPKKVSSIQYNEMDIVNLSGADNEKKPEIALTIKEADQRDIFVPPLILRWVDDGLVPADDVYYIYYRDSIDNLKQSIGMYERNFIDWYNLAEMLIRAKRPLEAIDAVDKALKIIPGPYERYRVKLGIYKAEALIYQWKYFEAKYILDSIILRDLNNEVKCTEDEMAAVYLNLGRVYMGLKDYKNARKMFVESNEELKKKYKEGTELFILNSYALKKEMAELEAAEGLKE from the coding sequence ATGAGATTGAAGTGGGTTAGAGTAATAATAGGTGTTTTTATTATATCTGTGTTAACCGGTTGCAATTCGCTGCCGCCCACAAGGAGTTTAATTAAACCTCCAAAGTATTCACAAAATGAAAGTGAAAATAGTGATGATATAAAGTTAATTGCAAAAAACTTCTTGCCTGAAGGTACGAAGTTTTTATATCCTGTTCATCCGAACGGATCGGATGCTGTGCAGCTGGTAGATATTGAAGGGGATGGGCAATATGAAATTCTGATTACCTACAAAGGCTATGAACTAAGCAGTGCTTCCGGTGCTATTATATTGAAGAAGGAGAATAACGAATGGCGGGAGTTTTGGCATGATAGAAACTCGTTAAATGTTTTAGGCCTTGATTGGGCCAAGTTTATTGATATAGATGACGACAACGCGGTTGAACTTTTATTGGGATGGAATTTGGGATTTGAGGTTGGATGTATCTTAAACATAATTTCTTTTAAGGACGATGTACCAAAAAAAGTGAGCAGTATACAGTATAATGAAATGGATATAGTTAATCTTTCAGGTGCAGACAATGAGAAAAAACCTGAAATTGCTTTAACAATAAAAGAGGCTGACCAAAGGGACATTTTTGTACCGCCGTTAATCTTAAGATGGGTGGATGACGGGCTTGTGCCTGCAGATGATGTTTATTACATATATTATAGAGACAGTATCGACAATCTTAAACAGAGCATTGGAATGTATGAAAGGAATTTTATTGACTGGTATAATTTGGCTGAAATGCTGATACGGGCAAAAAGACCGCTTGAGGCGATTGATGCTGTTGATAAGGCTTTGAAAATTATTCCCGGGCCTTATGAAAGATATCGTGTCAAATTGGGGATTTATAAGGCCGAAGCATTGATATATCAGTGGAAGTATTTTGAAGCTAAATATATATTGGATAGCATCATTTTAAGGGATCTTAACAATGAAGTGAAATGTACCGAGGACGAGATGGCCGCAGTATACCTGAATCTTGGCAGGGTGTATATGGGACTTAAAGATTATAAAAATGCTAGAAAAATGTTTGTAGAATCTAACGAAGAATTAAAAAAGAAATATAAAGAGGGAACAGAACTTTTTATACTGAATTCTTACGCCTTAAAAAAGGAAATGGCTGAATTGGAAGCAGCGGAAGGCTTAAAAGAATAG
- a CDS encoding ATP-dependent helicase encodes MSIDKLKERYNIKLDIQQMQAVNHLYGPALVLAGPGSGKTTVITARIAYLVLECGVKPENILTLTFNKAARAEMEYRFKKIYGQDILAKVSFSTLHSFCKRILHDYEKKKGKRLKLIEGEENTEENKRKIIGDIYYNINNSKINDDELDNLVNEIGFVKNKMIKDVGVFQSGFKNFSLIYKAYEEYKKLNLLIDFDDMLTYAYSILIRCPDILSKYRSQYSFIQVDEGQDLSKIQFEILKLIVDPQKNNIFIVADDDQSIYGFRGAEPKYIFQIKEHFKGCRIFYLENNYRSTKNIVDISSKFIRENSCRFDKAHTTNNDKKHDPFIVQVMDENEQIKYIMEKLKKHTREGRSTAILYRNNLSSIVIADKLNREGIPFRIKQNRLTFFNHWVVQDVVAFLKFGMDPKDVESFSRIYYKMNRYISKVMLEYAMNSSNEKNVIDRILEMDELRDFQRNRLVELKKEFVFLTQIAPIRALFYIKRNFNYFDYIKEYCENTGLSFEYLCKLFGILESIAQECRNIQDFLERLEDLKLMFEEKKGYINDRDSVTLTTIHSSKGLEYDVVFIVDLKESEIPGTNVVESARKNNDYSVLEEERRLFYVGMTRAKDYVYLLYPGPETSKSTFVKEVEMIIRNNAIDEVGEGMIIKHKHFGVGVIVAILENKAQQTLLEIDFNGIRRKLDLGVCLDNGLIEF; translated from the coding sequence ATGAGCATTGATAAACTCAAAGAGAGATACAATATAAAACTTGACATTCAGCAAATGCAAGCTGTTAATCATTTGTATGGTCCTGCGCTGGTTTTGGCAGGCCCGGGAAGCGGTAAAACGACTGTAATTACAGCAAGAATTGCGTACCTTGTTTTGGAGTGCGGAGTAAAGCCGGAGAATATACTGACATTAACTTTCAATAAGGCAGCACGGGCGGAAATGGAGTACAGATTTAAAAAAATTTATGGACAAGATATTTTAGCAAAGGTTTCTTTTTCAACTTTACATAGCTTTTGCAAGAGAATTTTACATGATTATGAGAAAAAGAAAGGCAAGCGGCTGAAGCTGATTGAGGGTGAAGAAAATACCGAGGAAAATAAAAGGAAGATAATAGGGGATATTTATTACAATATAAATAACTCTAAGATAAATGATGATGAACTGGATAACTTGGTTAATGAAATCGGATTTGTAAAAAACAAGATGATAAAAGATGTTGGAGTTTTTCAGTCGGGCTTTAAAAATTTTTCTCTAATTTATAAGGCCTATGAGGAGTATAAAAAGCTTAATCTTCTCATTGATTTTGACGATATGCTTACCTATGCCTACAGCATTCTTATAAGATGTCCCGACATACTGAGTAAATATAGAAGTCAATATTCCTTTATACAGGTGGATGAGGGACAGGACCTTTCGAAAATACAGTTTGAAATATTGAAACTAATTGTCGATCCTCAAAAAAACAATATTTTTATTGTTGCCGATGATGACCAGTCCATTTATGGATTCAGAGGAGCCGAGCCTAAATATATTTTCCAAATAAAAGAGCATTTTAAGGGATGCAGAATATTTTATCTTGAGAACAATTACCGCTCAACAAAGAACATTGTCGATATAAGCAGCAAATTTATCCGGGAAAATAGCTGTAGATTTGATAAGGCTCATACTACAAATAACGATAAGAAGCATGATCCTTTTATAGTTCAGGTTATGGATGAGAATGAGCAAATAAAATATATTATGGAAAAGCTTAAAAAGCATACTAGAGAAGGACGCAGTACGGCGATACTGTACCGAAACAATTTGTCCTCTATTGTGATTGCAGATAAATTGAATCGAGAGGGAATTCCTTTCAGGATAAAGCAAAACAGGCTTACCTTTTTCAATCATTGGGTTGTACAAGATGTAGTCGCTTTTTTAAAGTTTGGAATGGATCCGAAGGACGTTGAATCCTTCTCCAGAATTTATTATAAAATGAACCGTTATATATCTAAGGTAATGCTGGAATATGCTATGAATTCAAGTAATGAAAAGAATGTCATTGACAGAATTTTAGAGATGGATGAATTAAGAGATTTTCAGAGAAACAGACTGGTGGAACTCAAAAAAGAGTTTGTTTTCCTGACCCAAATTGCACCCATTCGGGCATTGTTTTATATAAAGAGGAATTTTAATTATTTTGATTATATAAAGGAATATTGTGAAAACACAGGATTATCTTTTGAATATTTGTGTAAATTATTCGGTATTTTAGAATCGATTGCTCAGGAGTGCAGGAATATACAGGATTTTTTAGAACGTTTGGAAGACTTGAAATTAATGTTTGAAGAAAAAAAGGGTTATATAAACGATAGAGATTCTGTAACCCTTACTACAATACACTCTTCTAAGGGATTGGAATACGACGTTGTATTTATAGTTGACCTTAAAGAAAGCGAAATTCCGGGAACAAATGTTGTTGAATCGGCAAGAAAGAATAATGATTATTCGGTTTTGGAAGAGGAACGAAGATTGTTTTATGTAGGTATGACCAGGGCAAAGGATTATGTTTATCTTTTATACCCGGGGCCGGAGACTTCAAAGTCTACTTTTGTAAAAGAAGTGGAAATGATTATCCGTAATAATGCTATCGATGAAGTGGGAGAGGGAATGATAATAAAACATAAGCACTTCGGGGTTGGCGTAATTGTCGCTATCCTTGAGAATAAAGCCCAACAGACTCTTTTGGAGATTGATTTTAATGGAATAAGAAGAAAATTGGATTTGGGTGTATGCCTGGACAATGGACTTATAGAATTTTAA